In Quercus robur chromosome 11, dhQueRobu3.1, whole genome shotgun sequence, the sequence CCAAATCCCGGAAACTCATGCCTCCCACCATCTTTGATTTGGTCATTTCATCCCATTTTAACCAGTGAATTTTTCTTCGATCCCCTCTTTGACCGcaccaaaattttttgattAAGGATTCAATGTCATGACACAAACCCAATGGGATTTTAAAGCATCCCATAGTATAGGTTGGAAGAGCTTGAATTACTGCTTTGAATTGATGCACATGTTCAGGATTTTTAATCTTCGGAATGAGTGCAACAAAGGTATGATTTAAGGGGTGAGGTAGGATACCTGAATTCAACCATGATAAAATTGAAGAGGTGACATCCGATTTTACAATGTTCCAGAAGTGCTGGAAAAAAAGTGGAGGCATCCCATCTGGACCGGGGGCTTTCATTGGTGCCATTTGCTTCAAGGCAGCTAAGACTTCTTCCTCCCTAAATTCACCTGTGAGGGTTTGGTTCATCTCCTCTGTTATAACTTGGGGCACATGTTCAAGAACTATGCTAGGAGGATCAAGTACGGTGGATGTGAATAGCTTTTGATAATAATCTATTACAATTCCGGAAATGTCATCTTGACCAACCCTCCAAGAATCCTGTTCATCACGAAGTccacaaatttgattttttcgATACCTTCTTGTTGCTTTACTATGGAAGTACTTGGTATTCTTATCCCCCTAGCTAGCCCATTGAATTCTTGATCTTTGTGCCCACATTCTGGCCTCTCTATCCAGAAGCACACTGATTTCTGAGTTTAACTCCCTAACCCGAGTATTTATACCACTGATCATAGCCTTATTTTTTGCCTGAAGcaacaacttcttcttcttaaccAACTCTTGTCGGACATTCCCAAAAACGTTTCTGTTCCACCAATCCAAATCTTTCccacatttttcaatttttgtaaggATCTCCCTATTCCCTTCAGCCCCACTTGAATGGTTCTAAGCGGCTTGCACTGTTTCCCCATAGCCTGAGTTTGATAACCACATTTCTTCGAATCTGAAGGGTCTCTTTCGTTGAGGCAGATCTAATGGAGCAAAGACAACAAGTAGCAGTCTATGATCCGAAGAATCACACTGTAAGTGATAGACCTTCGAACCTGGAAATTTTAAGAACCACCCATTTGTAGCTAGACCCCTATCAAGCCTTTCCCAAATTGAATTACCATTAGCAAAGTGCTTACTACAAGTAAAATTCAGCCCCACATAACCTAGATCCATGAAACTGCATTCATCAATCACATCACGGAATAGTTGCATCTGATTGTGCGGCCTAATGGCTCCACCTACTTTTTCCTCTTGTTTTGTGATCTCATTGAAATCACCCAGACACAGCCATGGAACTCCCAGATGTGAATTTAGTTGTCGAAGTTTATCCCATGCTTCCCATCTTCTAGTAGTCTCTGGTTCACCATAAAACCCAATCAGTCTCCATTCTCCCTCCGTACCCTTATCAATGGTTGCATCAATGAAATACCTATGTGAACTTTCAACCTTCAAATTCACTATTGACTTCCAAAATAAAGCCAATCCcccgcttctgccttctcttGGTACCACCCATCTATGGTCAAAATCAATGTTTCGTTGAACTAGTTCTAGCCTTGCATCGTCTGTCAGAGTTTCGGCTAAAAAAACgacagagggatcttttgcccgtATGATATCAACGAGCTCTCTTCCTGTACGTAGGTTCCCAAGTCCACGACAGTTCCATGCTAGGCAACTCATTGCTCTTGGCGGGGCTGATGATCAGCCTCCACTAATATAAAAGACACGCCACCATTGTCATGAAGAACCTGCTGACGCTTTGAGGGTAAATCTTCTTGGGACTCAATTGTTTCAACAATACGTTTTTTGCCTAAGTGACTTTCAACAGCTGTGTTAATTGTGGGCTGCCCAGGTCTAGCACGGCGGCACCATGTTGGGAGAACACGTTGCTGACTAGGGTTGATGAAATCCCTAATCATCTCATGGGAAGCACGTGATTCACTAATTGGGGCATATTGTTTCTCATGAACCTGGTCAACATTGTGGGCTAAGTGGGGTGAACGGTCATTAGGCCTTGAATGAGAGGAAACGTGGGAGATAAAATTGGAAAGTTTGCTATCCAATTCCTTTAATTGTGAATAATTCTGACTTATTGCTTCATCTGAAACAGCTGTATTAATATTCTCATTTATTGCGCACTGAATCTCGCAATTATCTCCATTCGGCTGTGCAGATAACGGTTCTGCACTAGGAGTAAATTCAGGTTGTACGTTACAGCCTTGCTGTTTGTGCACTGGCCCAAATGATTGAACACGATAACGTGCATTTCATTTTCAATGATGTATCCTTATACAAGTTATTatcctcaaaaaaataattaaaaataaaaatctctcaTACATAATGTGTACAATAAGTCAATAACCactagatttaaaaaaaaaaaaaaaaaaaaaagtcaataacCACTAGTCACGAAAATTACATACCAAACTTCAATGTAATTGCAATATTTATTTCAGGCATTATAACGTGTGGATTTCGCACAGCAATTGATGACTTCATCTTCAACCAAAATCCCTCATTTCTCACCAACGTTTTGAATACTTCTTTCTTGCACATTAACTTTAATTTTATCGTTTGCAACTGCACCCAAGGTTTTCGGCATTTGAAGGAGGATAGAAATTTTGCCCCCATCTTGTGTTGACCCGTCCCACCCCGCTTCACCTTGCATATATGGTAGGACAGGGATAGAGTGAGATTTTGCCCTGCACCTTAAGGTTGGATTGTTTAGGCCCTTTAGCCCCACCACACAATATGGTAAAAGAAagtggaaattatttttgataaaataggtAATGTGaattttgttatgtattaaGAGTTTGGATAAGGTTGTTATGCATTAGACTATAGTATTAATGACGTTGTTTGTATTACTACTAAATATCTAAATGCATAGATATTAAcgttctgtttgttttgttggaaaaccttttataaatatagttttttatatttttcagtgtttggtagaacaaaaaaaaaaaaaaccctgatcaatggaaaactatctttggttaacggaaaactctaataaaaattagacttattttctataggttgttttccaaatttttttttggaaaacaatctctctctcacgcgttgcatctcctataaatattatcttcgtCTATAGCTAtaagaaacataattttttggcgccttctctctctcatggtaagttttttcactttttctctcttccctttactttttcGCTCCTCACACCTTTACTATCACTAACTCTGGTCTCTCCTCTTCCCATAgatatttctctctccctctctctcta encodes:
- the LOC126705053 gene encoding uncharacterized protein LOC126705053, yielding MSCLAWNCRGLGNLRTGRELVDIIRAKDPSVVFLAETLTDDARLELVQRNIDFDHRWVVPREGRSGGLALFWKSIVNLKVESSHRYFIDATIDKGTEGEWRLIGFYGEPETTRRWEAWDKLRQLNSHLGVPWLCLGDFNEITKQEEKVGGAIRPHNQMQLFRDVIDECSFMDLGYVGLNFTCSKHFANGNSIWERLDRGLATNGWFLKFPGSKVYHLQCDSSDHRLLLVVFAPLDLPQRKRPFRFEEMWLSNSGYGETVQAA